One window of Desulfobacca acetoxidans DSM 11109 genomic DNA carries:
- a CDS encoding glycosyltransferase produces the protein MVTKERFPIKILHVVDSMNRGGVETWLMQVFRRIDLNIFRIDLLVHTIAACEYNNELQSLGIRIIPCLRPDRPWQYALNFKNIIKKYGPYDIIHSHVNRFSGFVMFLAYLAKIPMRIVRSSSTSDGRSANYQRRLYNKLMLYLTKRYATHLQATTQAAALGLFESRLSNTNYSRILNTGIDFQVFKNLQDKQIIRNALKIPVNVPVIGHVGRFVEAKNHDFIINLADRILQERPEMHFLCIGDGPLRPQIEKKVSVLKIKGNFTFTGVRPDIPDLLFAMDVFLFPSKWEGFGRVILEAHAAGVPCIISDVIPPDIDVVAPLIKRLSLSKPISQWCREILNFIETPAMITREESLNILENSRFDINYSVRELVSIYINR, from the coding sequence ATGGTAACAAAAGAAAGATTTCCTATCAAAATTCTCCACGTAGTTGATTCGATGAATAGAGGCGGCGTTGAAACGTGGTTAATGCAAGTATTTAGAAGGATTGATTTAAACATATTTAGAATTGATTTACTTGTGCACACGATTGCCGCCTGCGAATATAATAACGAATTACAATCTCTGGGAATTCGAATCATTCCTTGTTTAAGGCCAGATAGACCATGGCAATATGCCCTCAACTTCAAGAATATTATCAAGAAATATGGTCCTTACGACATCATTCATTCCCATGTGAATCGATTTAGCGGCTTTGTAATGTTTTTGGCATACCTTGCAAAAATTCCAATGAGAATTGTTCGGAGCAGCAGCACTTCTGACGGCAGATCTGCTAATTATCAGAGGCGGTTATATAATAAGTTAATGTTATATCTGACGAAGAGATATGCCACCCATCTTCAGGCAACCACTCAAGCCGCAGCTCTGGGGCTGTTTGAAAGTAGATTGTCTAACACAAATTATAGCAGGATCTTGAACACAGGCATTGATTTTCAAGTATTCAAAAATCTGCAGGATAAGCAAATAATTAGAAATGCTCTAAAGATTCCAGTCAATGTTCCGGTAATTGGTCATGTCGGCCGTTTTGTCGAGGCCAAGAACCATGACTTTATTATTAATTTGGCTGATAGGATATTACAGGAAAGACCGGAAATGCATTTTTTGTGCATTGGAGATGGACCGTTGCGACCCCAAATAGAAAAAAAGGTTTCCGTTTTAAAGATTAAAGGTAATTTCACCTTTACCGGAGTCCGACCTGATATTCCCGATCTTCTATTTGCAATGGATGTGTTCTTATTCCCATCTAAATGGGAAGGCTTCGGTAGAGTTATTTTAGAAGCTCATGCTGCGGGAGTACCATGTATCATCTCAGATGTTATCCCACCAGATATAGACGTGGTAGCACCCCTGATAAAACGCTTGTCATTATCCAAACCAATTTCCCAATGGTGCAGGGAAATATTGAATTTCATTGAAACCCCGGCAATGATAACGAGAGAAGAATCTTTGAATATTCTTGAAAATAGCAGATTTGATATTAACTACAGTGTTCGTGAGCTGGTATCTATATACATAAACAGATAA
- a CDS encoding Gfo/Idh/MocA family oxidoreductase — protein MTTQEKCIGLIGLGYWGKNILRNLYDLGALHTACDSDPETIAQRRKQFSQVEYTQSFGDLLQNPEIRAIAIAAPAAKHFELTKLALNAGKDVFVEKPLALTVKEGEELVHLAQKNQRILMVGHILQYHPAVSRLKELIAAGELGKLQYIYSNRLSIGKLRTEENILWSFAPHDISVILMLLEEEPVRVSAFGGAYVSQGIYDTTLTTMDFNNGVKGHIFVNWLHPFKEQKLVVVGSKAMAVFDDVSEEKLKLYHHKIQWKEGKIPVAEKAEHEPVSLEKAEPLKAEMQHFIECVLTRKKPKTDGAEGLRVLKILEIAEKDLTLIKPAAVEPARSYFVHESSFIDDGVQIGKGTKIWHFSHVLKDSRIGENCTIGQNVVIGPQVSLGARCKIQNNVSLYKGVHLEEEVFCGPSCVFTNVYNPRAFIERKSEFLDTLVKKGATIGANATVVCGTTLGKYCLVGAGAVVKTDVPDYAIVVGVPARQIGWACKCGKTLKFEGDTAKCPECANAYRRSGEGLTALKEN, from the coding sequence ATGACAACTCAAGAAAAATGCATCGGTTTAATAGGACTTGGATATTGGGGGAAAAATATTCTCCGCAATCTTTATGACCTGGGTGCCCTTCATACCGCTTGTGATTCCGATCCGGAAACTATAGCCCAAAGAAGAAAGCAGTTCTCTCAGGTCGAGTATACCCAGTCATTTGGCGATTTGCTGCAGAACCCAGAGATACGGGCGATTGCTATAGCGGCGCCGGCGGCAAAGCATTTCGAGCTTACCAAACTAGCTCTCAATGCCGGTAAAGATGTTTTTGTAGAAAAACCCCTGGCCCTCACCGTTAAGGAGGGAGAGGAACTCGTCCACCTGGCCCAGAAAAACCAGCGGATTCTCATGGTTGGGCATATCCTGCAATATCATCCGGCTGTATCTAGGCTTAAAGAACTCATCGCCGCCGGTGAACTTGGCAAACTCCAATATATCTACTCCAACCGGCTCAGCATCGGCAAACTAAGAACTGAGGAAAATATCTTATGGAGTTTCGCCCCCCACGATATCTCGGTTATTCTCATGCTGCTGGAAGAGGAGCCGGTTAGGGTATCAGCTTTTGGCGGGGCCTATGTGAGCCAGGGAATCTATGACACCACGCTGACAACTATGGATTTTAATAACGGTGTCAAAGGACATATTTTTGTCAATTGGCTCCATCCCTTCAAGGAACAAAAACTCGTGGTGGTCGGTTCCAAAGCTATGGCGGTGTTTGATGATGTAAGTGAGGAAAAACTGAAATTATATCACCACAAGATCCAGTGGAAAGAAGGCAAAATCCCGGTGGCGGAAAAGGCGGAGCACGAACCCGTCTCTCTGGAGAAGGCCGAACCACTCAAAGCCGAAATGCAACATTTTATCGAATGTGTCTTAACGAGAAAGAAACCAAAGACGGACGGGGCAGAGGGACTCAGAGTACTAAAGATACTCGAGATTGCAGAGAAAGATTTAACCCTCATCAAACCTGCCGCCGTGGAACCTGCCCGATCCTACTTTGTGCATGAAAGTTCTTTTATCGACGACGGCGTACAGATCGGCAAGGGTACTAAAATATGGCACTTTTCCCATGTGCTGAAGGATTCCCGAATTGGTGAAAACTGCACTATTGGTCAGAATGTAGTCATCGGTCCACAGGTAAGTCTGGGGGCTAGATGCAAAATCCAAAACAATGTCTCTCTTTATAAAGGCGTACACTTGGAGGAGGAGGTTTTTTGCGGGCCATCCTGCGTCTTTACGAATGTCTATAATCCGAGAGCTTTTATTGAGAGGAAAAGTGAATTCCTGGACACCCTGGTAAAAAAGGGAGCCACTATCGGCGCCAATGCCACCGTGGTTTGTGGCACTACCCTCGGCAAATATTGTCTAGTGGGCGCCGGAGCGGTGGTAAAGACGGATGTCCCAGACTATGCCATCGTGGTGGGGGTGCCAGCCAGGCAGATCGGTTGGGCCTGCAAGTGCGGGAAAACCCTGAAGTTTGAGGGAGACACGGCGAAATGCCCTGAATGCGCCAATGCATACCGGCGTTCAGGCGAGGGCTTAACGGCTTTAAAGGAAAACTGA
- a CDS encoding lipopolysaccharide biosynthesis protein, which translates to MKDNVLSRILLCCRRYKSGVASNTNKSHFLSELPLRINFLYILFGNIVYAGCQWVMLVVIAKMKSPDVVGQFALGLAISTPVVMFTNLQLRVVLGTDTTNEYSFGNYLCLRLISGFIALIVIVAISIYANYKIETQLIIITIGIAKIIESISDVYFGLLQKHERMDRLSISMMIKGPLSVIALFLGILITGQMLFGVIGLVVIWALILVTYDIPSGRLFLENSITYSETRNNEQFNWPRMIKTGFDANVLGRLIWLSLPLGFVMMLISLKTNIPRFFIENHLGERALGIYAAISSIMAMGTMVVTALGSAAYPRMAKYYGSELYGEFIKFLLKLVLIGLLLGVGGILVAALFGWEILKLFFGQEYASYQGVLVWVMLAGGIYYVSSFLGYAMSAVRYFRIQVPLTLISVFTICIASFVLIKKFGLLGAAWAACLGFAVEIPLKSLIMYHALKK; encoded by the coding sequence ATGAAAGACAATGTCCTATCCAGAATACTATTATGTTGCCGTCGCTATAAATCGGGGGTTGCAAGCAATACGAATAAGAGCCATTTTCTATCCGAACTACCTTTACGAATAAACTTCTTATATATTTTATTCGGTAATATAGTTTATGCCGGCTGCCAATGGGTTATGTTGGTAGTGATAGCGAAAATGAAGTCCCCGGACGTTGTAGGACAATTCGCATTAGGATTAGCTATTTCTACACCAGTAGTCATGTTTACAAATTTACAACTTCGGGTTGTCCTTGGAACAGATACAACTAATGAATATAGTTTTGGTAATTATTTATGTTTGCGGCTTATAAGTGGTTTCATTGCACTTATTGTTATTGTCGCTATAAGTATATATGCTAATTATAAAATTGAAACACAGCTAATAATTATTACAATAGGTATAGCTAAGATAATAGAATCAATTAGTGATGTATACTTTGGATTACTCCAAAAGCACGAACGGATGGATCGGCTTTCAATTTCGATGATGATTAAGGGTCCATTGTCTGTTATTGCCCTTTTTTTAGGTATTTTAATAACGGGCCAGATGTTATTTGGGGTGATAGGATTAGTAGTAATATGGGCTTTGATTCTGGTGACTTATGATATTCCCAGTGGCAGATTATTTTTAGAGAATTCTATCACATATAGTGAAACAAGAAATAATGAACAATTTAATTGGCCAAGGATGATAAAAACAGGTTTTGATGCCAACGTATTGGGACGTTTAATTTGGCTATCCCTGCCCCTGGGATTCGTTATGATGTTAATCTCATTGAAAACAAATATTCCTCGTTTTTTCATTGAAAATCATTTGGGTGAAAGAGCTCTAGGTATCTATGCAGCAATCAGTTCGATCATGGCCATGGGCACCATGGTAGTAACAGCCCTGGGAAGTGCCGCATACCCCCGGATGGCAAAATATTATGGATCAGAACTGTACGGGGAATTCATAAAATTCTTACTTAAGCTCGTGCTCATCGGCCTCCTACTGGGCGTTGGCGGAATTCTGGTTGCTGCATTGTTCGGTTGGGAGATTCTAAAGCTTTTTTTCGGTCAAGAGTATGCCTCCTATCAGGGTGTTTTGGTCTGGGTGATGTTAGCTGGCGGAATCTATTACGTCTCATCTTTTCTCGGATACGCCATGTCGGCGGTAAGATATTTTCGCATACAGGTTCCCCTTACTCTAATATCAGTATTTACGATTTGTATTGCCTCATTCGTATTAATTAAAAAATTCGGTTTATTAGGAGCTGCTTGGGCCGCCTGTCTGGGGTTTGCAGTTGAAATACCCTTAAAAAGTTTAATTATGTATCATGCATTAAAAAAATAA
- a CDS encoding polysaccharide deacetylase family protein — MDIKLKKSCFIISLDFELYWGVQHRLSLEESKNILLNTRSAIPKILNIFIENDIHATWATVGFLFFETKDELLNSLPNRIPQYKNYRLSSYRNITNIGCNEKEDPFHFAPSLIKQIASTNHQEIGTHTLSHYYCLEESQDSDMFRDDLAVAMNIARKYDIQIKSIIFPKNQINTNYLPICAEFGIMSYRQNQDNWIYLERDTNSDSLLIRGIRLLDNYINITGYNSNFMTYEPNKYPIAIPASRLLKPYAKEPSWLLAMKIHRILSDMTYAAKNSLIYHLWWHPHNFGQHTEQNLIILDNILQHYNILKSEYGMESLNMNEISQRVINGEA; from the coding sequence ATGGATATTAAGTTAAAAAAAAGTTGTTTTATTATATCATTAGATTTCGAATTATATTGGGGGGTACAACATCGACTATCCCTGGAAGAAAGTAAAAATATTCTCTTGAATACCCGCTCCGCCATCCCCAAAATCTTAAATATTTTTATCGAAAATGATATTCATGCTACCTGGGCAACTGTAGGGTTTTTATTTTTTGAAACAAAAGATGAACTTCTTAATAGCCTTCCTAATAGAATACCCCAATACAAAAATTATCGTTTATCTTCATATCGCAATATCACTAATATTGGTTGTAACGAAAAAGAAGACCCTTTTCATTTTGCCCCATCTTTGATTAAACAAATTGCCTCAACTAATCACCAGGAGATTGGGACCCATACCTTGTCCCATTACTATTGTCTGGAAGAAAGCCAGGATAGTGATATGTTTCGGGACGATCTGGCAGTGGCCATGAATATCGCCAGAAAATATGACATACAGATCAAAAGCATTATATTTCCTAAAAACCAGATAAATACCAATTATCTTCCTATATGTGCCGAATTCGGCATAATGTCATATAGACAGAACCAAGATAATTGGATTTACCTGGAAAGGGATACGAACAGTGATTCATTGCTTATTAGGGGAATAAGGTTGTTAGATAATTATATTAATATCACAGGGTATAATTCAAACTTTATGACTTATGAACCCAATAAATACCCTATTGCTATACCAGCCAGCAGATTACTTAAGCCTTATGCCAAAGAACCGAGCTGGCTCTTGGCAATGAAAATACATCGTATACTATCAGACATGACATATGCGGCTAAAAATAGCTTAATTTACCATTTATGGTGGCACCCTCACAATTTTGGCCAACATACTGAACAGAATCTCATCATATTAGATAATATCTTACAACATTATAATATATTAAAATCTGAATACGGCATGGAAAGTCTCAATATGAACGAAATAAGTCAACGCGTCATTAACGGCGAGGCCTAA
- a CDS encoding glycosyltransferase family 2 protein — translation MEPLVSIILPAYNAENTISTIIRSTINQTYKNYEIIIVDDGSQDQTAQIIESFGDSRIILIKNKINMKLARSLNVAIEAARGDYIARCDADDINMPDRLELLINFLESNPDVDVVGSDLYIIDKNGTILGKYIIPDCDNNILMNRLNPESPVFHPTIMARAAWMKKFKYREEYSRAQDRELFFRAYHQTKFANVHLPLYAYYDPEVINIRKLALSLWFNFKMRWDNRKECTMPINWLLSFPLLAGGRFIYYLITALLGHNLFWKHMTPVNTSDSRVMKDQQWIYYCRNY, via the coding sequence ATGGAACCATTAGTGTCAATAATATTACCAGCTTACAATGCAGAAAATACTATCAGTACGATCATCAGATCAACTATAAATCAGACGTACAAAAATTATGAAATTATTATTGTCGATGACGGCTCTCAAGACCAAACGGCTCAAATCATAGAGTCTTTTGGTGATTCTCGGATTATTTTGATTAAAAACAAGATAAATATGAAATTGGCAAGATCATTAAATGTTGCCATTGAGGCCGCCAGAGGTGATTATATTGCTCGATGCGATGCCGACGACATTAATATGCCGGATAGATTGGAATTATTAATTAATTTTTTAGAGTCCAATCCTGATGTCGACGTAGTAGGTTCAGATTTATATATAATTGATAAGAATGGAACTATATTAGGGAAATATATAATACCTGATTGTGATAATAATATTCTGATGAATCGTCTTAATCCCGAATCTCCGGTTTTTCATCCAACTATCATGGCACGGGCCGCATGGATGAAAAAGTTTAAATATCGTGAAGAATATTCACGCGCCCAAGACCGGGAATTATTTTTTAGAGCCTATCACCAGACCAAATTTGCAAATGTCCATTTACCGCTCTATGCTTATTATGATCCTGAAGTGATAAATATCAGAAAGTTAGCGTTGTCTCTTTGGTTTAACTTTAAAATGCGTTGGGATAATCGGAAAGAATGTACCATGCCGATCAATTGGCTGTTATCTTTTCCACTACTGGCCGGGGGGAGATTTATCTATTATCTGATAACTGCTTTATTAGGACATAATCTTTTTTGGAAACATATGACGCCGGTGAACACATCTGATAGTAGGGTCATGAAAGATCAACAATGGATATATTATTGTCGTAATTATTAA
- a CDS encoding Calx-beta domain-containing protein, whose product MKKRPRKSMLGILGVFLPAFLGLNFPATAKSDLAIIEQRANHSSGSQQIRTAYQPGGNQTHPITCRNGDAVVEFRHTSSSVSENPGTAVVEVKLTHPVDKTVTIEYAAAGGTASRIAEGTGKDYDLPAGTLVFEPGETTKTIPLTIIHDEVNELDETVEIVLNNPKNAALSGKKTHTLTILDANRKVLANVKDYGAKGDGIAIDKHAVQLAIDKVKNEGGGCVFFPKGVYLVYNLRIIPGITFVGEGRTNTIVKRPDHMEILEGSKYTSNTMFNSYESGYQYSADIDSEPIIFKNITIDGNSNNQPLCNNYSQEHAFTIYLRADSKRRGRINFIIEDCDIIDTVTDGITIDRNVKATIYNCIFRNCFRGSITWNGGYTDTYIKNVDCYGVQADFRDRNNPLGWYVPAISAFHMEMSRKALGYDGSGEGNLQRVKALKVNLSAGGFWITASYGSRIKFYGDSLTINGSFHAQGPACELELKNSNIHNLNRRFYESYINNTGIFKFSRCNFLGQATSLSQKELCIFKILPWPGVNGVFTFDNCIFRGDATLAGFSGPKKGIIIGGTKVSASNSLNFLNNCKVSSKYLDYAIYGGDIYHPAISHVRLIDFEAEINSKGYLLGLNSNTNQTDEANDIGLDNVTFNCRYLAWNYPNRHDKLCNKNMIMKCNNNYISAGNDFAAVNFSGSRIIQGSILGPNTPGIIGDIFKTGNCQYLCTGTGFYSNQLNRQIRAVWVKDKEGR is encoded by the coding sequence ATGAAAAAACGGCCTAGAAAAAGTATGCTAGGTATTTTGGGGGTATTCCTGCCGGCTTTTTTAGGATTGAACTTTCCTGCCACGGCCAAATCCGATCTAGCGATCATTGAACAGAGAGCAAACCACTCAAGCGGCAGCCAACAAATAAGGACAGCCTATCAACCGGGCGGAAATCAAACCCACCCCATCACCTGCCGCAATGGTGACGCCGTGGTGGAATTCAGGCATACTTCCTCAAGCGTCTCGGAAAATCCGGGTACTGCCGTAGTTGAGGTCAAACTAACGCATCCGGTCGACAAAACGGTGACCATCGAATACGCTGCGGCTGGCGGCACCGCGAGCCGTATTGCCGAAGGCACAGGAAAGGACTATGATCTACCGGCTGGCACCCTGGTTTTTGAACCGGGGGAAACCACTAAAACTATTCCACTGACTATTATCCATGACGAGGTCAATGAACTGGACGAGACGGTGGAAATTGTCCTTAATAATCCTAAGAACGCTGCTTTGAGCGGGAAAAAGACCCACACCCTGACGATTCTCGATGCTAACCGAAAAGTTTTGGCCAATGTCAAAGATTATGGGGCCAAGGGGGATGGGATCGCAATAGATAAGCATGCCGTACAATTAGCTATTGATAAAGTGAAGAATGAGGGAGGAGGTTGTGTTTTCTTTCCTAAAGGTGTCTATTTAGTTTACAACTTGAGAATTATTCCTGGTATAACTTTTGTGGGGGAAGGCCGTACAAATACAATTGTCAAACGTCCTGACCATATGGAGATATTAGAAGGTTCAAAATATACGTCAAATACAATGTTTAATTCATATGAAAGTGGATATCAGTATTCTGCTGATATAGATTCTGAGCCGATAATATTTAAAAATATAACGATTGATGGCAATAGTAATAATCAACCATTATGTAATAATTATTCACAGGAGCACGCATTTACGATTTATTTAAGAGCCGATAGTAAGCGACGTGGCAGGATTAATTTTATTATAGAAGATTGCGATATTATTGATACAGTAACAGATGGAATTACAATTGATAGGAATGTAAAAGCTACTATATATAATTGTATTTTCCGTAACTGTTTTCGAGGATCGATTACCTGGAATGGCGGTTATACTGACACCTATATCAAGAATGTTGATTGTTATGGGGTGCAGGCTGATTTCAGGGATAGAAATAATCCCTTAGGGTGGTATGTTCCGGCTATATCAGCCTTTCATATGGAAATGAGTAGAAAGGCCTTAGGTTATGACGGGAGTGGAGAAGGCAACCTGCAAAGGGTTAAGGCCTTGAAGGTGAACTTGAGCGCCGGAGGATTCTGGATCACCGCCTCCTACGGTTCTCGTATAAAATTTTACGGCGACAGTCTAACGATAAACGGCTCTTTTCATGCCCAAGGTCCGGCCTGCGAGCTTGAATTGAAAAATTCGAACATACATAATCTTAACCGAAGATTTTATGAATCATACATTAACAATACCGGGATTTTCAAATTTAGTAGGTGTAATTTTCTCGGACAGGCTACTTCATTGTCTCAGAAAGAGTTGTGCATATTTAAAATATTGCCTTGGCCGGGAGTAAACGGAGTGTTCACTTTTGACAATTGTATTTTTAGGGGGGATGCTACCTTAGCCGGTTTTTCAGGACCGAAAAAAGGTATTATCATAGGAGGGACAAAAGTTTCAGCCTCAAACAGCTTAAATTTTTTAAATAATTGTAAAGTATCTTCAAAATATCTAGATTATGCAATCTATGGGGGGGATATCTATCATCCTGCCATCAGTCATGTTCGATTAATCGATTTTGAGGCCGAAATAAATTCCAAGGGTTATCTGTTGGGTTTAAATTCAAATACTAATCAGACTGATGAAGCCAATGATATCGGTTTAGATAATGTTACATTTAATTGTCGCTATCTTGCGTGGAATTACCCAAACAGGCATGACAAACTTTGTAACAAGAATATGATTATGAAGTGTAATAACAATTATATATCCGCCGGAAATGATTTTGCTGCGGTTAATTTTTCCGGCTCAAGGATAATTCAAGGTAGTATCTTGGGACCGAATACGCCAGGTATTATCGGTGATATTTTTAAAACGGGTAATTGTCAATATCTCTGCACTGGTACAGGTTTTTATTCTAATCAATTAAACAGGCAAATTCGTGCTGTTTGGGTTAAAGATAAGGAAGGGAGATAA
- a CDS encoding class I SAM-dependent methyltransferase has protein sequence MPTWIIKAFLQKVISYLPYSESINYYCQRYVTKGLNLQEAYFARKLTECQHFYHDYGKYGKQPRKSFNVLELGTGWHPIIPIGLYLCGAEEIFTIDIVNHLRPESLKEVLVFFSDWAERGQLSKLLPIKDETRIARLQSLAMQKNVTDPRQLLQRLNIKVVIADVCRWAGSLGRVDLIVSNDVLQHIPLQVISDIFNTLRNMASDTSIMIHNINMIDHYSLTDKNIAPFNFLQYSDNYWKIYNNSLHYQNRLRMSDYSNIHNKTGWNILSTEIMKGNIADIDKIKLNNKFTAYPKEDLLIIRGWIVSKIK, from the coding sequence ATGCCTACCTGGATAATCAAAGCATTTCTGCAAAAAGTTATTTCTTACCTACCCTACAGCGAATCGATTAACTATTATTGTCAAAGATATGTTACCAAAGGACTTAATTTACAGGAAGCGTATTTTGCTCGCAAATTGACCGAATGCCAGCACTTTTATCATGATTATGGGAAATACGGCAAACAGCCGCGAAAATCTTTTAATGTGCTTGAACTTGGTACCGGTTGGCATCCGATCATTCCCATAGGTTTGTATCTCTGTGGAGCTGAGGAAATCTTCACTATCGATATCGTCAATCACCTGCGTCCTGAATCTCTAAAAGAAGTATTGGTTTTCTTTTCTGACTGGGCTGAACGAGGGCAGTTAAGTAAACTTCTACCCATAAAAGATGAGACCCGAATTGCGAGACTGCAGAGCTTAGCGATGCAAAAAAATGTTACCGATCCAAGGCAGTTGCTGCAACGATTGAATATTAAGGTTGTCATTGCCGATGTCTGCCGGTGGGCGGGATCACTCGGCAGAGTTGATTTAATCGTGAGCAACGACGTTTTACAACATATTCCGCTCCAGGTTATATCTGATATCTTTAATACATTGAGAAATATGGCAAGTGACACGAGCATTATGATTCATAATATTAATATGATAGATCATTATTCGCTGACTGATAAAAATATTGCGCCGTTCAACTTTCTGCAATACTCTGACAACTATTGGAAAATATATAACAATTCACTTCATTATCAGAATCGGTTGAGAATGTCTGATTACTCAAATATACATAATAAAACCGGGTGGAATATTCTCAGCACCGAAATTATGAAAGGGAATATTGCTGATATTGATAAAATCAAATTGAATAATAAATTTACTGCTTACCCCAAAGAAGATCTGTTAATCATTAGGGGTTGGATCGTTTCAAAAATAAAGTGA